Part of the Mycolicibacterium thermoresistibile genome, GCGATCTCGGCGATGGTGGCGTCGTCGACGCTGTCGTCCACCTCGAGTTCGAACCTCTTGCCCTGCCGCACGTCCGACACACCTGTCACGCCCAGCCGCCCGAGTGCGCCGAGGATCGCCCGCCCCTGCGGGTCGAGGATCTCGGCCTTGGGCATCACGT contains:
- the purS gene encoding phosphoribosylformylglycinamidine synthase subunit PurS — translated: MAKVVVHVMPKAEILDPQGRAILGALGRLGVTGVSDVRQGKRFELEVDDSVDDATIAEIAESLLANTVIEDWSVSREP